In one window of Kitasatospora sp. MMS16-BH015 DNA:
- a CDS encoding low temperature requirement protein A has translation MSDTAVTAAEDHRAGWFELFFDLVFVVTVSVLSHDLHGDPGPGAFGTFLVLFFPAWWAWANLMVTVNVFGSANPRTQAMLLAAMPALGLMAAAAPEGLGSRAWAYALGAAWVRLMAFFIWWSRARLADDPLPIWRPLLYFLVPTAVWALSAAVPNPQRFVLWGLAIALEVLLLAVRTGLTRGFYDELAVEHLVERIGLFVVIVLGESVFTVVVTLADHFTVAAGLTALLGFVVVAELAMIFFVWGTANAARGLERAVSSGATGAIRDTVMYLPFVLVSGITVIAAALGTAVAEPHHHLPVGARWALCGGVLAFYTANAAIALRYGDGVRVVARWYLPCLVLTGAALVPACLGLPAWGAVAVAAGLVFVLAKLSKYTRPSRAE, from the coding sequence GTGAGCGACACCGCAGTGACAGCCGCCGAGGACCATCGGGCGGGCTGGTTCGAGCTGTTCTTCGACCTGGTCTTCGTGGTGACCGTCAGCGTGCTCTCGCACGACCTGCACGGCGACCCCGGCCCGGGCGCCTTCGGCACCTTCCTGGTGCTCTTCTTCCCGGCCTGGTGGGCCTGGGCCAACCTGATGGTCACCGTCAACGTGTTCGGCTCGGCCAACCCCCGGACCCAGGCCATGCTGCTCGCGGCGATGCCCGCGCTCGGGCTGATGGCCGCCGCCGCGCCGGAGGGGCTGGGCAGCCGGGCCTGGGCGTACGCGCTGGGCGCCGCCTGGGTGCGGCTGATGGCCTTCTTCATCTGGTGGAGCCGGGCCCGGCTGGCCGACGACCCGCTGCCGATCTGGCGGCCGCTGCTCTACTTCCTGGTGCCGACCGCCGTCTGGGCGCTCTCGGCGGCGGTGCCGAACCCGCAGCGGTTCGTGCTCTGGGGGCTGGCGATCGCGCTGGAGGTGCTGCTGCTGGCCGTCAGGACCGGGCTGACCAGGGGCTTCTACGACGAGCTGGCGGTCGAGCACCTGGTCGAGCGGATCGGCCTGTTCGTGGTGATCGTGCTGGGCGAGAGCGTGTTCACCGTCGTGGTGACGCTCGCCGACCACTTCACGGTGGCCGCCGGGCTGACGGCGCTGCTCGGGTTCGTGGTGGTGGCCGAGCTGGCGATGATCTTCTTCGTCTGGGGCACCGCCAACGCCGCCCGGGGCCTGGAGCGGGCGGTGAGCTCGGGTGCCACCGGCGCGATCCGGGACACCGTGATGTACCTGCCGTTCGTGCTGGTCTCCGGCATCACGGTGATCGCGGCCGCGCTCGGCACCGCCGTGGCCGAGCCGCACCACCACCTGCCGGTCGGCGCCCGCTGGGCGCTCTGCGGGGGAGTGCTGGCCTTCTACACCGCCAACGCGGCGATCGCGCTGCGGTACGGGGACGGCGTCCGGGTGGTCGCCCGCTGGTACCTGCCCTGCCTGGTGCTGACCGGTGCGGCCCTGGTGCCTGCCTGCCTCGGGCTGCCCGCCTGGGGCGCGGTGGCGGTGGCGGCCGGGCTGGTCTTCGTGCTGGCCAAGCTCTCCAAGTACACCCGGCCGAGCCGGGCCGAATGA